One Streptomyces sp. CNQ-509 DNA window includes the following coding sequences:
- a CDS encoding dihydrofolate reductase family protein: MANLRCHISLSLDGYVAGPDQSVENPLGVGGEALHDWVVPLAGWREAHGGEGGEVNASSQVFAETVENIGAAVMGRGMFGPIGGGPWAEDEQWNGWWGDEPPYHYPVFVVTHHPRPAVEMAGGTTFHFVTDGIESALAQAKEAAGGKDVMLWGGGRIAGQYLSAGLLDVLELHVVPVLLGGGSRLLDGVDVSRVRLEQVRAVEGEGVTHLKYLVHPVRTGG; this comes from the coding sequence ATGGCCAACCTCAGATGTCACATCTCCCTCTCCCTCGACGGCTACGTCGCCGGACCGGACCAGAGCGTCGAGAACCCCCTGGGCGTGGGCGGAGAGGCCCTGCACGACTGGGTCGTGCCGCTCGCCGGCTGGCGCGAGGCGCACGGCGGCGAAGGCGGTGAGGTCAACGCCAGTTCGCAGGTCTTCGCGGAGACCGTCGAGAACATCGGCGCCGCCGTCATGGGCCGCGGCATGTTCGGGCCGATCGGCGGCGGGCCCTGGGCCGAGGACGAGCAGTGGAACGGCTGGTGGGGCGACGAGCCGCCGTACCACTACCCGGTGTTCGTCGTCACCCACCACCCGCGCCCGGCCGTCGAGATGGCCGGCGGGACCACGTTCCACTTCGTCACCGACGGCATCGAGTCCGCGCTCGCGCAGGCGAAGGAGGCGGCGGGCGGCAAGGACGTGATGCTGTGGGGCGGCGGCCGGATCGCCGGGCAGTATCTTTCGGCCGGCCTGCTCGACGTGCTCGAACTGCACGTCGTCCCCGTCCTCCTCGGCGGCGGCTCCCGCCTCCTCGACGGCGTGGACGTCAGCCGCGTCCGTCTGGAGCAGGTCCGCGCCGTCGAGGGGGAGGGGGTCACCCACCTCAAGTACCTGGTTCATCCCGTACGTACCGGCGGCTGA